A section of the Helicobacter jaachi genome encodes:
- a CDS encoding potassium channel family protein, giving the protein MFARLKKLLHWGNTPKPDFSLSGELYEQLKPFRLPLIIIQFFLLFGTLGYLILEDYDLVQAFFQTSYTFTNTGFGSLKEKDFSTITILFTALLMVCGAGAVTFSVAFIMSVVNNGTLIRLLKEQKMIYKVARLQNHYVICYHNEFTIELAGQFLESHIPFVVIDNAPDFEKQAQKYKYPYYIIDNPHTHIAMLKSHLSSARGIVSFSKNPADNITMVVSARLFEEELGRKPYYIIANANSQEESDKLKKLGCDSVISASKLMAQRISAMAVRPDMENLLERFLYRRDTPLDLEEIIVPRYSWLVLKKLKEAHFRDVTNISVVGLTQKDGTYITMPNGNTIISSECKLLVIGASENIRATKRLIMKKQKPREVDYV; this is encoded by the coding sequence TTGTTTGCAAGACTTAAAAAGCTTCTTCATTGGGGGAATACGCCAAAGCCAGATTTCTCCCTATCGGGCGAGCTGTATGAACAGCTAAAGCCCTTTAGACTTCCGCTTATTATCATTCAGTTTTTTCTGCTTTTTGGCACTTTGGGGTATTTGATATTAGAGGATTATGACTTGGTGCAAGCCTTTTTTCAAACCTCCTACACTTTCACCAATACCGGCTTTGGCTCATTAAAAGAAAAGGATTTTAGCACTATCACTATTCTTTTTACGGCTTTGCTTATGGTGTGTGGAGCCGGAGCTGTAACATTTAGCGTGGCATTTATTATGAGCGTGGTGAATAATGGCACGCTTATTAGACTACTTAAGGAGCAAAAAATGATATATAAAGTGGCGCGTTTGCAAAATCACTATGTAATTTGCTATCACAATGAATTTACTATCGAGTTAGCTGGGCAGTTTTTAGAATCTCACATTCCTTTTGTGGTGATTGACAATGCTCCAGATTTTGAAAAGCAAGCACAAAAATACAAATACCCCTACTACATTATCGATAATCCCCACACGCACATTGCTATGCTAAAATCGCATTTATCAAGTGCAAGAGGGATTGTGAGCTTTTCAAAAAATCCAGCGGATAATATCACTATGGTGGTGAGCGCGCGGCTTTTTGAGGAGGAGCTAGGACGCAAGCCCTATTACATTATCGCTAATGCCAACTCGCAAGAGGAGAGCGATAAGCTCAAAAAGCTAGGTTGTGATTCTGTAATCTCTGCTTCTAAACTTATGGCGCAGAGAATTTCAGCTATGGCGGTGCGCCCTGATATGGAAAATCTGCTTGAGCGGTTTTTGTATCGGCGCGATACGCCACTTGATTTAGAGGAAATTATCGTCCCACGCTACTCGTGGCTTGTGCTAAAAAAGCTCAAAGAAGCGCATTTTCGCGATGTGACTAATATTTCTGTGGTGGGGCTTACGCAAAAAGATGGCACATATATCACGATGCCAAATGGCAACACTATCATTTCAAGCGAGTGCAAGCTGCTTGTGATTGGTGCGAGTGAAAATATCCGCGCTACAAAGCGTTTGATTATGAAAAAGCAAAAGCCAAGGGAGGTGGATTATGTTTGA
- the rpmB gene encoding 50S ribosomal protein L28 — translation MARKCFFTGKGAMVGNNVSHANNKTKKRSLPNLRNVKLKLEDGTSIRVKVAASTLRTMKKYS, via the coding sequence ATGGCAAGAAAATGTTTTTTTACGGGCAAGGGTGCTATGGTTGGCAATAATGTAAGTCACGCGAATAATAAAACAAAAAAGCGCTCACTTCCTAATTTGCGCAATGTTAAACTTAAACTTGAAGATGGCACAAGCATTCGCGTTAAAGTGGCTGCTTCGACTTTGCGCACGATGAAAAAATACTCTTAA
- a CDS encoding HlyD family secretion protein: MKINAKLIALIVIVLAFLLWLVISFVRAYEPKENRIYAQVQAREYAISSKVAGRVENIFVKKGDMLKKGDLVYSIDSPELRAKLEQAKAGYEAAKALSSETKQGARVETIQSAKDVWQGAKTMANLAKSTYERIESLYKDGVVSQQRRDEAYANFTTAKHNENVAYQQYKLALDGASHETKIAAQAKEDAAAGQVDEVESYAKDTQAIAPANGEVSNVLLHEGELAPSGFPVALMVDMNDAWITFHLPEYRLKDFPKGKVFKAFIPALEREAEFRVEFTSVMGDFATWRATSASKGYDVRTFEVEAYPTTHINDLRVGMSVLID, encoded by the coding sequence ATGAAAATAAATGCCAAACTAATAGCCCTTATTGTGATTGTGCTAGCGTTTTTGCTATGGCTTGTTATAAGCTTTGTGCGCGCCTATGAGCCAAAGGAGAATAGAATCTACGCTCAAGTGCAGGCGCGAGAATACGCCATTAGCTCCAAAGTCGCAGGGAGGGTTGAAAATATCTTTGTCAAAAAGGGCGATATGCTTAAAAAGGGCGATTTGGTATATAGCATAGATTCTCCAGAGTTGCGCGCGAAGCTTGAGCAGGCTAAGGCAGGCTATGAGGCTGCAAAGGCGCTAAGCAGTGAAACAAAGCAGGGCGCTAGAGTTGAGACTATCCAATCGGCAAAAGATGTATGGCAGGGCGCAAAAACTATGGCAAATCTAGCCAAAAGCACTTATGAGCGTATAGAGTCTTTATATAAAGATGGTGTAGTAAGCCAACAAAGGCGTGATGAGGCTTATGCAAATTTCACTACAGCAAAGCATAATGAAAATGTCGCCTACCAGCAATATAAGCTTGCTCTTGATGGCGCAAGTCATGAAACCAAAATCGCCGCGCAGGCAAAAGAGGACGCTGCAGCAGGGCAAGTAGATGAAGTAGAGAGCTATGCTAAAGACACGCAAGCCATAGCGCCAGCAAATGGCGAGGTGAGCAATGTGCTTTTGCATGAAGGTGAGCTAGCTCCTAGCGGCTTTCCAGTGGCTTTAATGGTGGATATGAATGATGCGTGGATTACTTTCCATTTGCCAGAATATCGCCTGAAAGATTTCCCAAAGGGCAAGGTTTTCAAGGCATTTATTCCAGCTCTTGAGAGAGAGGCAGAGTTTAGAGTGGAATTTACTTCTGTTATGGGAGATTTTGCCACTTGGCGCGCTACGAGTGCTTCTAAAGGCTATGATGTAAGGACATTTGAGGTAGAAGCCTATCCTACTACACATATTAATGACTTACGCGTGGGCATGAGCGTGCTGATAGATTAG
- a CDS encoding TolC family protein, with protein sequence MKRWICSLICALMAILSALQAEYLDIESAYKQILLYNDGLKSTQSAVDKQEKLDSATKMIYLPQISLDGVYVRLQEPMNAHLFNNAQLAALGGSPALAPLAPLLSHLAQPITLQDNNIIFGALNIVYPIFTGGRKYFANKLSKIALQDAFIALKLKELSLFEDCVRLYYGVVLSNQILSTLTSANAGHLTHYQNALKLQEKGQIARIEALQAQVNYDKSSIDVQKADNNLKIASLALNAILNRESHTTLELTQSIDIKQDKALQPLEHYTNKALEIYPALQLMDNKIKAANELTNIEFASFLPEVALFGSYMFHDNSSLLDKAMPNWYAGVGARWSLLSPNGRIQKYQASKIATIEAQFATAQARKDLKTLCEKTYSEVQAYKTQYFSLSSSIELAEENLKLRQKAFSQGLGTTTEVSDAQNALSLAIIERQSIAYNYALALARLLALSDEIEQFYAFFN encoded by the coding sequence ATGAAAAGGTGGATTTGCTCGCTCATATGCGCACTTATGGCTATTTTAAGCGCGCTACAAGCGGAGTATTTGGATATAGAATCTGCTTACAAACAAATTTTACTCTATAATGATGGTTTAAAATCCACGCAAAGTGCTGTAGATAAGCAAGAAAAGCTAGATAGCGCGACAAAAATGATTTATCTACCGCAAATCTCGCTTGATGGCGTATATGTGCGCCTGCAAGAGCCTATGAATGCGCATTTGTTTAATAATGCCCAGCTTGCCGCATTGGGAGGCTCGCCCGCACTTGCGCCTTTAGCGCCGCTGCTTAGTCATCTCGCCCAGCCCATTACGCTGCAAGATAATAATATCATCTTTGGCGCGCTTAATATCGTCTATCCCATTTTCACAGGCGGGCGCAAGTATTTTGCTAATAAATTATCTAAAATCGCGCTCCAAGATGCTTTTATAGCCCTTAAACTCAAAGAGCTAAGCCTCTTTGAAGATTGTGTGAGGCTTTACTATGGCGTGGTGTTAAGCAATCAGATTCTATCCACGCTCACTAGCGCGAATGCGGGACATTTAACCCATTATCAAAATGCGCTTAAACTACAAGAAAAAGGGCAAATCGCGCGCATAGAAGCGCTGCAAGCGCAAGTGAATTATGATAAATCAAGCATTGATGTGCAAAAAGCAGATAATAACCTTAAAATCGCTTCTTTAGCGCTCAATGCCATACTTAATAGAGAATCTCACACCACGCTTGAACTTACGCAAAGTATTGATATTAAGCAAGATAAAGCCTTGCAGCCTTTGGAACACTACACCAATAAGGCGCTTGAGATTTATCCTGCGCTGCAGCTTATGGATAATAAGATTAAAGCCGCTAATGAGCTAACTAATATCGAGTTTGCCTCGTTTTTGCCTGAAGTGGCGCTATTTGGGAGCTATATGTTTCATGATAATAGCTCTTTGCTTGATAAGGCTATGCCCAATTGGTATGCGGGTGTGGGCGCTCGGTGGTCGCTACTTAGCCCAAATGGTAGAATTCAAAAATATCAAGCGAGCAAGATTGCCACTATTGAAGCGCAATTTGCCACCGCTCAAGCAAGAAAAGATTTAAAAACACTATGTGAAAAGACTTATAGTGAAGTGCAGGCGTATAAAACGCAGTATTTTAGCCTAAGCTCCTCTATTGAGTTAGCAGAGGAAAATCTTAAATTGCGCCAAAAGGCATTTTCTCAAGGGTTAGGCACGACAACAGAAGTAAGCGATGCGCAAAATGCGCTCTCTTTAGCCATTATCGAGCGTCAAAGCATTGCGTATAATTACGCGCTTGCATTAGCTAGGCTGCTAGCTTTGAGCGATGAGATTGAGCAATTTTATGCTTTTTTTAATTGA
- a CDS encoding TIGR02757 family protein, translating to MRKLKALLDEQYSLKNTIDELQATKPDPLYVARFYTHSSYFAEIALLCALLSYGNAKAIVHLLQGFDFSLLQSIDTLSKRDVQDFSYYRFQTRADIKALFEIIAAMLENGGLERLFLYHYKHPPKSLTLWNRSGNKSHARLIYGIYACIESMLTIAQKRGIVLTQGLSFALGTSHYEILRACGNPPRNASALKRWAMLLRWLVRKDELDVGCWQEHISPADLILPLDTHTFALCSKLKILARKSYDLQSALQATDTLAFLRPHDPVAYDFALYRIGQGKVDITSFI from the coding sequence ATGCGCAAGCTAAAGGCGCTACTTGATGAGCAATATAGCCTAAAAAACACCATAGATGAGCTGCAAGCTACTAAGCCAGACCCGCTTTATGTGGCTAGATTCTATACGCATAGCTCGTATTTTGCGGAGATTGCGCTGCTTTGCGCGCTTTTATCTTATGGGAATGCTAAAGCCATTGTGCATTTGCTGCAAGGCTTCGACTTCTCACTTTTGCAATCCATAGATACGCTATCAAAGCGCGATGTGCAGGACTTTTCATATTATCGCTTTCAAACACGCGCAGATATAAAAGCCCTTTTTGAAATTATTGCCGCAATGCTCGAAAATGGCGGATTAGAGCGCCTCTTTTTATACCACTATAAACACCCACCAAAAAGCTTAACATTATGGAATAGAAGTGGCAACAAATCCCATGCACGCCTTATTTATGGCATTTATGCTTGTATAGAATCTATGCTCACTATCGCGCAAAAGCGTGGCATTGTTTTAACGCAAGGGCTATCCTTTGCGCTTGGCACTTCACACTATGAGATACTGCGCGCCTGCGGCAATCCCCCGCGTAATGCCTCTGCGCTCAAGCGTTGGGCAATGCTGCTGCGCTGGCTTGTGCGCAAAGATGAGCTAGATGTAGGCTGCTGGCAGGAGCATATCTCGCCTGCAGATTTAATCTTGCCGCTAGATACGCACACTTTTGCCCTTTGCTCAAAGCTTAAGATTTTAGCGCGCAAAAGTTATGATTTGCAAAGTGCCCTGCAAGCCACAGATACGCTAGCATTTTTGCGCCCACACGACCCCGTGGCGTATGATTTTGCACTTTATCGTATAGGGCAGGGGAAAGTGGATATTACTTCATTTATCTAA
- a CDS encoding prepilin-type N-terminal cleavage/methylation domain-containing protein, producing MRHFKRKRAAFSMMELVFVIIILGILAAIAIPRLSLTRGDAQLIAVENDILSALNAIQREVFSQNIEPSSLSGAKMLDLAGLSPSRWVAQNNGIRLAKNGAIDTQNDCINFTQENGNLVFFVQQKADSTLCEKLLKRHQTRRIVPLSTSNAIF from the coding sequence ATGAGGCATTTTAAGCGTAAAAGGGCTGCATTTAGTATGATGGAGCTGGTGTTTGTCATTATTATTTTGGGGATTTTAGCCGCTATTGCTATTCCGCGCCTTTCCTTAACGCGCGGAGATGCGCAGCTTATTGCGGTTGAAAATGATATTTTAAGCGCGCTTAATGCCATTCAACGAGAAGTCTTTAGCCAAAATATTGAGCCTAGTAGCCTTAGTGGCGCAAAAATGCTTGATTTAGCAGGGCTTAGCCCATCGCGCTGGGTAGCGCAAAATAATGGCATAAGGCTTGCCAAAAATGGCGCGATTGACACGCAAAATGATTGCATAAATTTCACACAAGAAAATGGCAATCTTGTATTTTTTGTGCAGCAAAAAGCAGATTCCACACTCTGTGAAAAACTCCTAAAAAGACATCAAACGCGCAGGATTGTGCCACTTAGCACCTCAAATGCTATCTTTTAA
- a CDS encoding SixA phosphatase family protein has translation MKTITLLRHADTISREEYRLKNKTDKSDIFRPLSKLGKAQSKLLARFIIQHLNIDMVFCSPAKRTQQTFKPLSKYIPTDSIMLCDEIAPDCGLDGYMKLTQTKAFQKASNVLIIGHQPDLKSFATYLCPSFRALVPKGVLMRFIINPSAQTLESEGIIDFILPPFMLEDFKK, from the coding sequence ATGAAAACAATCACGCTCCTGCGCCACGCAGATACCATAAGCCGCGAGGAATACCGCTTAAAAAACAAAACAGATAAAAGCGATATTTTTCGCCCACTAAGCAAGCTAGGCAAAGCCCAAAGCAAGCTTTTGGCACGCTTTATCATACAGCATCTTAATATCGATATGGTATTTTGCTCGCCTGCTAAGCGCACACAACAAACTTTTAAGCCGCTAAGCAAATATATCCCTACAGATTCTATAATGCTTTGCGATGAGATTGCCCCTGATTGCGGACTGGATGGATATATGAAACTCACGCAAACAAAGGCATTTCAAAAGGCTTCAAATGTGCTTATCATCGGTCATCAACCTGATTTAAAAAGCTTTGCTACTTATCTTTGCCCTTCATTTCGCGCACTAGTGCCAAAGGGTGTTTTGATGCGCTTTATTATTAATCCTAGCGCGCAAACGCTAGAGAGTGAGGGCATTATTGATTTTATCTTGCCGCCCTTTATGCTTGAAGATTTTAAAAAATGA
- a CDS encoding 5'-methylthioadenosine/adenosylhomocysteine nucleosidase, with protein MTLGIIGAMVEEITPLLERFGDYETKQVGGNNYYEIKKGKHRIYVAYSKIGKVHAALTASTMILHFGCEKIIFSGVAGGLSTDLKVGDLVLGTKLCQYDVDITAFGHPLGFIPESKVFIESDSALNAVASDIAKAQGIKLKQGIIASGDAFIADSAKKQWIITHFGADAVEMEGAAVAVVCDLLKVPFCILRSISDSADGSADVSFDEFLESSAKRSADFVIMMCEQILK; from the coding sequence ATGACACTAGGCATTATTGGAGCAATGGTAGAGGAGATTACGCCGCTGCTAGAGCGATTTGGAGACTATGAGACAAAGCAAGTGGGCGGCAATAATTATTATGAGATTAAAAAGGGCAAACATAGAATCTATGTGGCATATAGCAAGATTGGCAAAGTGCATGCCGCACTCACTGCTAGCACGATGATTTTACACTTTGGCTGTGAGAAAATCATCTTTAGCGGCGTGGCTGGGGGATTAAGCACGGATTTGAAAGTGGGCGATTTGGTGCTAGGGACAAAGCTTTGCCAATATGATGTGGATATTACTGCCTTTGGACACCCGCTAGGCTTTATCCCCGAAAGCAAGGTATTTATAGAATCTGATAGCGCGCTTAATGCCGTAGCTAGCGACATTGCAAAGGCTCAAGGGATAAAATTAAAGCAAGGCATTATCGCTTCTGGTGATGCGTTTATTGCCGATAGTGCAAAAAAGCAATGGATTATCACGCACTTTGGCGCCGATGCTGTGGAAATGGAGGGCGCAGCGGTGGCTGTGGTATGTGATTTACTCAAGGTGCCTTTTTGTATCTTGCGCTCAATTAGCGATAGCGCCGATGGCAGCGCAGATGTGAGCTTTGATGAATTTTTAGAAAGCTCCGCAAAGCGAAGTGCGGATTTTGTCATAATGATGTGTGAGCAGATTCTCAAATAA
- the fabD gene encoding ACP S-malonyltransferase: MKYAFIFPGQGSQSVGMGKEFYDNFALAKELFEQASDTLNMDMKALLFTENDKLNLTQYTQSAIFLVSAIAHSVFQSEYPLMPSIAMGHSLGEVSAVSLSDGMSFEVALKVIQKRGELMAQACEGKDAGMMVVVGLDDKTLETFCTNARSEGKNIWCANYNGDGQIVLAGRKSDLSECESAIKALGAKRALLLPMSVASHCPMLDSIQKPFTELLEQSLNSGLNTPILSNATLEVYNTKPKAAELLGKQLTQPVLYKQSILKLNEHVDGFIEFGNGSVLRGLNKRLSEHPTWNVSNLTSLKECLEGIRQD; encoded by the coding sequence ATGAAATACGCATTTATTTTCCCCGGGCAAGGCTCACAAAGCGTAGGTATGGGCAAGGAGTTTTATGATAATTTTGCCCTTGCAAAAGAGCTATTTGAGCAAGCAAGCGATACGCTTAATATGGATATGAAAGCCCTATTATTTACAGAAAATGACAAACTTAACCTCACCCAATACACGCAAAGCGCGATTTTCCTTGTGAGTGCGATTGCTCATAGCGTGTTTCAAAGCGAATATCCGCTTATGCCCAGCATTGCTATGGGGCATTCACTAGGCGAGGTAAGCGCAGTAAGTTTAAGCGATGGTATGAGCTTTGAAGTAGCTTTAAAAGTCATACAAAAGCGCGGTGAGCTTATGGCACAGGCATGCGAGGGCAAAGACGCAGGTATGATGGTCGTAGTGGGCTTAGATGATAAGACGCTAGAGACTTTCTGCACAAACGCGCGGAGTGAGGGCAAAAATATATGGTGTGCTAACTACAATGGCGATGGGCAAATCGTGCTAGCAGGGCGCAAAAGCGATTTGAGTGAGTGTGAATCTGCCATAAAAGCACTTGGAGCAAAGCGCGCTTTGCTTTTGCCTATGTCGGTAGCAAGCCACTGCCCTATGCTAGATTCTATACAAAAGCCTTTCACAGAGCTTTTAGAGCAATCACTCAATAGCGGCCTCAATACGCCTATTCTATCAAACGCCACGCTTGAGGTGTATAACACAAAGCCAAAGGCTGCAGAACTGCTAGGCAAGCAGCTTACACAACCTGTGCTGTATAAACAATCCATTTTAAAACTTAATGAGCATGTAGATGGCTTTATTGAATTTGGCAATGGCAGTGTGCTACGCGGCTTAAACAAACGCCTAAGCGAACACCCCACTTGGAATGTAAGCAATCTCACAAGCCTAAAAGAATGCCTGGAGGGCATACGACAAGATTAA
- a CDS encoding O-antigen ligase family protein, with the protein MGVLKKYNEEITLILFCLGLLFYSIGLSQFTRSIRTQSLFHIGGLIFIIFHYKAFNKYTLRVLLVPIICFGVVLVCALLTAFDDVWEHKFSIILKSINQNIIGHFVLFSMLFLYALHAKARNVKILLIFFVLVCIVQVLAMDYLGLKKGLLKGGYVPFFHRGIIMYNIWLLAPMAMSLAGIFAFKNRIYKLLSVLGVLLTLCAMLTNSERSFLVAFVVMIFVPFFAWHYRHKFAIICSALVVGAVFLSSFYHISKSLPERYNFAHMVDNFLIVWNTPPAEMGQYDANCFAKQKWLICANQSLERGKSDISWEHSSLSRIAMAKSTWLAWLDNPLKPHVVGVFLVGEYLARYHAQNDTLNRSYIAGFRFKKTTDNNDFGYVHIHNFPLSLLFCYGLVGFMAIIAFQIFLLISAQRRIRVANDNQSGAMGFWALSLCIFVCGLCVQCLFDGIYSGIMQSIFIYYGFMCGVMWREDCLNYR; encoded by the coding sequence ATGGGTGTTCTTAAAAAATACAATGAGGAAATAACGCTTATACTATTTTGCTTAGGGCTGCTCTTTTACTCCATAGGGCTTTCACAATTCACGCGCTCCATTCGAACGCAGTCACTTTTTCACATAGGCGGACTTATTTTTATTATCTTTCATTACAAGGCTTTTAATAAATACACTTTGCGCGTGCTGCTTGTGCCTATTATTTGCTTTGGGGTGGTGCTTGTCTGCGCATTACTTACTGCCTTTGATGATGTGTGGGAGCATAAATTCTCCATTATTTTAAAATCCATAAATCAGAATATCATTGGGCATTTTGTGCTTTTTAGCATGCTTTTTTTGTATGCGCTACACGCTAAGGCAAGAAATGTCAAAATTTTGCTTATATTTTTTGTGCTTGTTTGTATTGTGCAAGTGCTTGCTATGGATTATTTAGGGCTTAAAAAGGGCTTGTTAAAAGGTGGATATGTGCCATTTTTTCATCGTGGTATTATCATGTATAATATTTGGTTGCTTGCTCCTATGGCGATGAGTTTAGCGGGCATTTTTGCTTTTAAAAACAGAATCTATAAGCTTTTAAGTGTGTTGGGTGTGCTACTCACACTATGTGCAATGCTTACAAATAGCGAGCGTAGCTTTTTGGTAGCTTTTGTGGTGATGATTTTTGTGCCATTTTTTGCATGGCATTATCGCCATAAGTTTGCCATCATTTGCAGCGCGCTTGTGGTGGGCGCAGTGTTTTTAAGTAGCTTTTATCATATTTCTAAGAGCTTGCCAGAGCGCTATAATTTTGCTCATATGGTGGATAATTTTCTTATCGTGTGGAATACGCCGCCTGCGGAAATGGGGCAGTATGATGCAAATTGCTTTGCCAAGCAAAAATGGCTTATTTGCGCGAATCAAAGCTTAGAGCGTGGGAAAAGTGACATTTCGTGGGAGCATAGTTCGCTTTCACGCATAGCTATGGCAAAATCCACTTGGCTTGCTTGGCTTGACAATCCTTTAAAACCGCATGTTGTGGGAGTATTTCTGGTAGGAGAGTATTTAGCGCGCTATCATGCACAAAATGATACGCTAAATCGTTCCTATATCGCGGGCTTTAGGTTTAAAAAGACAACCGATAATAATGATTTTGGCTATGTGCATATTCACAATTTTCCTTTAAGCTTGCTTTTTTGCTATGGATTGGTGGGATTTATGGCAATTATAGCATTTCAAATATTTTTACTCATAAGCGCGCAAAGGCGCATTAGGGTGGCAAATGATAATCAAAGTGGCGCAATGGGATTTTGGGCTTTGAGTTTGTGTATTTTTGTATGTGGATTATGCGTGCAGTGCTTATTTGATGGTATTTATAGTGGCATTATGCAAAGTATTTTTATCTATTATGGATTTATGTGTGGGGTGATGTGGCGTGAAGATTGTCTTAACTATCGGTGA
- a CDS encoding glycosyltransferase family 4 protein has product MKIVLTIGDISITGGAERVCVNLANALCERGFEVIILSFYKASDNLPYMLDSRVKLHIWNDFSESILQNRAKRSFLFKIYYKNFYKFILNLKIWAHFKDIDAVIANCFTFTPFLKRKNVRYYRILHTNFTRYISRNRYFDTLIALSTSELHIWQRFHKHIVVIPNFIPTIPTQCADMSKKMIVSAGRLSSEKGFLRLIDIWAAVCKYEQHNWHLCIVGGGELEAQMRGKIAQYNLQDSVIMKPFTKDMESVYMSASIYVMTSHSEGFPMVLVEASSYGLPCIAFDVPTGPSDIIESNISGVLVADNDLEAYARALLALMNDENKRATMGAHAKARIKAHFSKEAIMPLWERLLRGEQNKANGEASGEHRGQST; this is encoded by the coding sequence GTGAAGATTGTCTTAACTATCGGTGATATAAGTATTACTGGCGGAGCAGAGCGCGTATGCGTGAATCTTGCCAATGCACTTTGTGAGCGTGGCTTTGAGGTGATTATCTTAAGTTTTTATAAGGCAAGCGATAATCTGCCCTATATGCTAGATTCGCGCGTAAAGCTGCATATTTGGAATGACTTTTCAGAATCTATTTTGCAAAATCGCGCTAAGCGCTCCTTTCTTTTTAAAATCTACTATAAAAATTTTTATAAATTTATCCTTAATCTCAAAATATGGGCGCATTTTAAGGACATTGATGCAGTGATTGCTAATTGCTTTACTTTCACGCCATTTTTAAAGCGTAAAAATGTGCGCTACTATCGGATTTTGCATACTAATTTTACACGCTACATCTCGCGCAATAGGTATTTTGATACGCTTATTGCGCTTTCAACGAGTGAATTGCACATCTGGCAGCGATTTCATAAGCATATTGTGGTCATTCCTAACTTTATCCCCACTATTCCCACACAATGCGCGGATATGAGTAAAAAGATGATTGTTTCTGCGGGGCGTCTGAGCAGTGAAAAGGGCTTTTTGCGCCTTATTGATATATGGGCAGCAGTGTGCAAGTATGAGCAGCATAATTGGCATTTGTGTATTGTGGGTGGGGGCGAGCTAGAAGCGCAAATGAGAGGCAAAATCGCGCAGTATAATCTCCAAGATTCTGTAATTATGAAGCCTTTTACAAAAGATATGGAATCTGTTTATATGAGTGCGAGTATTTATGTAATGACTAGCCATTCTGAGGGCTTTCCCATGGTGCTTGTAGAGGCGAGTAGCTATGGACTGCCTTGCATTGCCTTTGATGTGCCAACGGGTCCTAGCGATATTATAGAATCTAATATAAGCGGGGTTTTAGTCGCAGATAATGACTTAGAAGCCTATGCAAGAGCGCTTTTAGCACTTATGAATGATGAAAATAAGCGCGCCACAATGGGTGCGCATGCCAAAGCACGCATAAAGGCGCATTTTAGCAAAGAGGCGATTATGCCTTTGTGGGAGCGGCTATTAAGAGGCGAGCAAAATAAGGCAAATGGAGAAGCAAGTGGAGAGCATAGAGGGCAAAGCACATAA